One Drosophila teissieri strain GT53w chromosome X, Prin_Dtei_1.1, whole genome shotgun sequence genomic window, TAAGGGGGAAATGCCAGACGATATGgctaaattgaatttgaacgcgtttgcataaatttatttagtcTGCGTTCTGTTGTGTGCCTTCCCATGAATCCATTGTGTGGTTttgatataaattatttatgtaagGCTAAGTACATTTTGATGTTCTcatttaccttttttttttctgtttccaTTGCTGCAACGAAGCGAACTAACTCtattaaaaaacagaaaaagttGAGGTACCAATAAATCATAGAAATTGCAGCGCTTGAATTGGGATTAGGGTAATGTGGCTTCCTTAGCCGTTTCTAGCGTTAATTAATGGCATTTTCACTGCATTAGCATTAACATTTTCGTGTTTCCTATCTTTTCCGCCCACCTTCCGCCCCCGGCTGAGTGCAGAGCGTACAACAACTGGCAGACGAACTTCGCGTCGATCAACAAGTCCAATGACAACTCACCGCAGACGAGCAAGAAGCAGCGGGACTGCGGGGAAACGGCACGCGATAGTCTCGCCTACTCCTGCCTCCTGAAGAACGAGCTGCTCGGCTCGGCGATCGACGACGTGAAGACCGCCGGCGAGGAGCGGAATGAGAACGCCTACACGCCGGCCGCCAAGCGGAGTCTCTTCAAGTACCAGTCACCCACCAAGCAGGTGAGTTTTTCattagcatttgcatttccctgtgtatttccatttccttaaTATATATGCTAAGTTTGCACTGGGCGAGCAGGGAACAAGCACAACAAGTGGCTGAAACTCCTAAAGATCGAGTATATCGGAGTTATCGGAATCTTGCCTATCGCACGATAGCATAGTTTCTTCAGATAATATCGAAATTATCGAATGAACATTTATTCACACGCAGCTGAAGACGTTTCCTTTTTCAAACTCCACTTGATTTGTACACTCGAATTGTGGTGCGCGGAATTCTCTAAGCTGAAAGGTCAGCGAATTTGACTTTTGATTGAGGCATCGCAGGGCATTGTGTGCTGCAgaatgcatttaattgaatttgcagtCGGTGTTAATTGAGGTTTTCTTGTGCTGCGCGATGTGAAAAAGCAGCGTTTTCAAATGGAAAGTTGAATACACCGCCAAAGCGGACGGATCGTGGGAATTTGATTTCTATGCCTTTATACTCGTAACATTAGTTATGATATTTGTACACGCAGATGTATGTCTTGTCACCCATTGTTGGCTCGCTTGACTGCTGAAAAATCGAAGGTTTTTCCGGGCGGGAAAACTACTTGCCGGCCAAGACACACAGGGCTGCTACTCTGTCTGTCTATCTAACCGTCTATCTATTGATCGATGGAAACCGGTTTGTGTGAAAAGCCTTTGCTTTGGTCTTTGGTCTGCGGAGAAAAGTTGCCACGACCAAAACTCGAGGTGAACACACTCACTCTGCTGTGTGCgcgtgatgatgatgatggccaaCGTGGATGGTTCGTAGATCCCAACGTCCATATGAGCCATATAAACCATATAAGCAGATCTCCTCCATCGCCACAGCGCTCCATCGCCATGTAATTGTATTCGAATGTGTGTAGCTGGTGGACTGATTGTTCAagtgttttgtttggtcaGAAAGTGAAATAGATGGGAAACACACAAACTTAAaagagaaacagaaacagaaacagtaatagaaatggaaacagaaacagaaacagagttagaaatagaaatggaaacagaaaaacagatGTGTGGGGAGTGGGGGTAACTACATATCTATGGGCACTTGTCATTAGATTCGTGGCAACGCCGGTGATCTTCCACATCACCAGCatatcgccatcgccatcgtaattattattattgcggACCTGACATATTTGCCCGCTTATCAGATTTATGTTGcctcaaaacaaataaagaggTACGTGTGGGGCACGTCCGCTgaccgtcgtcgtcgttggcCCTTCTTGACTTTGTTggatattttgatattttgctTTGACTGATTTTTGACAGTTGACACGTTGCCTGCCGCCGTTGAGGCAGCAGAAGCGGTAGACAAAATCATCGGCagccaaacagaaacagaaaataacAAAGGCCGCATTCCCGCCGTTCGAAACAAATAAGTGAGCTAAGCAACACGCACTCACTTCAGATAATGAATTGTGATCATTTATTCGAATGCGACGCGTCGAATACTCTTTGCTTTGGATGCTGCATAGATGGATGCGTTTCTATTCACttctattaatatttctatTTACTTGGATTGCAAGAGGAATTCTCAGACTTACAGATTGATTGTATCCCACAGATTGATACTAACTCACAGTTTCAGTTTGGAGTTTCTTACACTGTTTTTGAACCAAGTTCAGTTACATTTTGCATATGCTCTGCAGCAACTAAAGAGTGTGTGGGTAATGGAAAGGAGGAAACGCAACTTGAAGTGGTCGAGAGTTTGGACTGGAGGAGAATTCTCCCTCTTCAACTACTACTTCAGTGGTCTAAAACGGCACTTGAGTCAATAACTGAGATCTCTGATTTCTGTTGGCCATTTCAGCGCTGGAAACTCActctttttctccttttctttggatatttttattgttttatatcttttttttttattaatagcGACCACGCCAAGTTGATTTCTTTTCGGCCTAATGGTTTCGCCAATTGGCAAGTAGCTGCGTTGcttcgattttgattttgagtAACTGTGCAATTACTCAGCCACAAATCGCCGGCCATTCATCTACATCACGCCCACGCAATTAAcacgccacgcccactttgcaTGTAGCCCTTAtgttgctcatacgcccctGTGGTCACAACAAACGATATGTAATTCAATTATGTGCGGTCGCAAACTTATTGTCATAAATAATGTgctggttgttttttttctttttttttttgtggtctacagtagtagtagttgccaaaaaatatatggtCTCAACACATTTTTCGACGTTTTCGACATTTGGCCATTGTTTTGATTGAAAGGCAGAAAAAAATAGGGGATTGGTCGTGAATTCATTGACGAGTTGCAAAGTATGCTGGAATTCCTAGCGCCCAATGAATGGGCCATCATTGTTAGTCAGCGTGTGTGGCACTCTCTTTTGATTAAAAATcggattaaatatttattatatatgtatatatagttaaTACTCCTTATGCCTTTCTTCTGTTCTTGCATTTCGTGCtggtttttggttattttgatGTACTTACTAGTATGGTTTCCAATCCAATCACGACCGCTTTGAGTTACTTTACTTTAACACATCTCGTGCACCTGTTTTTGAAtcttttttgtgtatttttaagCCATGTCTGGCCATTTCGAATAGCCATTAAGGGGGAATTATAGAAAACAGATAGcaagcaggcagcaggcagcagcgTATTCTCATCTTTTATGGTCTGCCTTTGTTGTCTCTGCGTTTTAttgttataataattattaatttatgcagcaGACATTTGCATTAACATCGCATTAGCGATGACTATTTTCGTGGCAGCGTGATTAAGTTGGTCCGATCGCCGCGACAGGTTCAACATTACCATTAAACATGGGTTAACTCACCatctcccctcccctccccgcTCCCCTCCCCGCTCTGCTTAACCCTCTGCGATCGCCACTTCTTTTTGGAATCACGCTTTTATATTTCCACTCTTTTTTCTGCGCTTTTTTTCCTCTGTTCTCGCTGCTGGTTGgctgtttatttgtttaatttataagcCTGCCTTCAAGCGCCGcccaccaacaaaaaaaataaaaaagtaaaaatatatatatatatatatatataaaaagagCCAACAAATGCCGGCCGGCAAGCTTCTTTTTTCCTACACATTTTTGGTTAGCAGCTCGcatttttgtcttttgtttggcGTTTGCTGGGCGACATGAATGaatgctgtttgtttgctggcaCTGCGACATGCTGTTTTGTACCCGACTGTACTGCAATTAACAGCGCTCTGCTAAttgaataaaacaattaaaccaaataagagtgaaaataataattagaaaCAGGGAAAAGAGACTAGGCAATTGAAGTGGACACAAAAATAGGTGATAAATTAGGCAAAAGCCACAAGGTTGAGACAAGAGCTCACTGTGCGATTTTAATCGCGCACAAGTTGTCGGATTTCCTTTTGCCGGATTTGTCAGTGGGTTTTAATGCCACTCTACCTCCCCCCACTCCCCTGTGTGTAATCCCCCCCCGGCCATCCACAAACTGTGTAAGCGTTTTAGCAATTGAATTTCTAATAGGCTTACCCGGTTTTTTCTCGTGGTTTTCTCTTCTTCACGCCGCATGGCATcgaaaagcatttaaatttaatggcaGTTGCTTGTACGCTTTATAGACTGAGTGCCTCTGCCTAATGGACGGACATTcgcagaaaccaaaaaaaaaaccattaaatcgCTGCCTTCTCTGGGCTGTgatcaaatttttaattctatCCAAAGTGTAAAGTGGCCAATGGCGAGCATAAGAAGCAGCATGCCAGCCGAGTTGTGTAATTAAGTTCTGTATATCTGCGCGGGGCCAATCCTctgttaattgaattaaattttaattcgcTCAACGAATTAGGAGTCGCGGCATGACGTCAAGTGCTTTTTGGGGTCAGGTCAAAGCACCTCAACCCCATatcatacacacatatgtatgtatgtacatacgcgTTCACTTTATCTGGGGCGCTCTGTTTGCCGGGATGTTTGCTTGCCACCTTTATCGCCGAACGAGAACCTGACCAAACCCATAATGACAAATGCTTTTCCAGCAACCAACTGCATGTCACAGCCATGAATGTATCATGGAACAGCGATATGCGAACTGAATGAGTCGGGCTTGAAGTAGTTAGTAATTAGTAATTCCTAATGACTCGCATGAGTGTTTAACTATTAGTCAGCTTGGCAGCTCTAATCTTTAAGACTTACCGCACTTACTATCCAAATTCGTATCGCAGCACCAGCATTTCCCTTTGTTTTATCGCGTTAAATTCCAGAAGCAATTCACCAGCAGATTGCAAGTTAGTAGCCATGTGGAAAGACCCGCTTCCTTGAGCCTATTTCCATGGATTAGAAACAAATGCGGAATACATTACATGCCTTAATAGAATGCAGCTGGAATCTATGCCGGAGAAAGCTCCTCTCCTGACCCTTGCtttccatttgatttgcatttccatcCGGCACTGGGATCCCAAAACTTTGCCCAACCATTTTCCATCTTGCAATGCCTGGGCACGCACAATTCCGTTCAGTTGCCAGTGGGATTGTAGGGGGTTTCACGCATTTCAAATGTAATTTCGTTGCGTAAGAGCGGGGCGGAGGgcgcagggggcgtggccgtcgGAGGTCCAATGCCTATGACTACTGGCCCTTCACGCATACGCTTAACACACTTCTCTGCCCGCATTTTCtatgcaaacaaaagccgGAGAGCAGAGCCGCCCGCCCAAGCGGAATGCGTGCCAAATGCGAATTGTGAGGCTACACGGCGAGAAAaacctgcagctgcagtttgaATTGATAGTCTTGAGTAGAAGTATCTCTTGAAGAAATGCTTTTGTAAACAGTAGTGTgtctctgtttttttgcgcGTGTATGGAATAAGGTGAGGTGACTGGCGACTGGCGACTGGCGGCTGGTGGCggagaggaggaggagtagcATTTGACCAGGGGGCAGGGATGGCGACGCGGTCGCAGCTCTTAGCACGCTGGCGTTAATTGCTGAACGCCAAGTACGCGGCccgcaaacaaagcaaactcCAATGCTGCGCTATTGCCGCAATTGAGACACATTTGCTTTGGCAATTTCTTGCTCGGCTGCAGCAACTGTAACGCCCGCAATTAGCATCCAATCtaattcctattcctatttcTAATTCCTGTTTCTcccattaaaaattaaattgcaggACTACAATGGCGAGTGCCCGTACTCGTTGTCACCCGTCAGCGCCAAAAGCCAGAAGCTGCTGCGGTCGCCGCGCAAGGCCACGCGCAAGATCTCACGCATTCCCTTCAAGGTGCTGGACGCGCCCGAGTTGCAGGACGACTTCTATCTGAACCTGGTCGACTGGTCGTCGCAGAACGTCCTGGCCGTGGGCCTCGGCAGCTGCGTCTATCTGTGGAGCGCGTGCACCAGTCAGGTGAGtctcagcttcagcttcagcttcagcttgaaCTTGCAACTTGAAACGTGAAACTAATTGAATGATTTTCAGGTGACCCGCCTGTGTGATCTCAGTCCGGATGCGAATACGGTGACCTCGGTGTCGTGGAACGAGCGTGGCAACACCGTCGCCGTGGGCACACATCACGGCTACGTGACCGTCTGGGATGTGGCGGCCAACAAGCAGATCAACAAACTGAACGGCCACTCGGCGCGCGTGGGCGCCTTGGCCTGGAACAGTGACATCCTGTCGAGCGGCTCGCGTGACCGTTGGATCATACAGCGGGACACGAGAACGCCGCAGCTGCAATCGGAGCGACGCCTGGCCGGCCATCGGCAGGAGGTGTGCGGACTGAAATGGTCGCCGGATAATCAGTACTTGGCCAGCGGCGGCAACGACAATCGCCTGTACGTGTGGAATCAGCATTCCGTCAATCCTGTGCAATCATACACGGAGCACATGGCGGCTGTGAAGGCGATCGCCTGGTCGCCGCATCACCACGGACTCCTGGCCAGCGGCGGTGGAACGGCGGATCGGTGTATTCGATTCTGGAACACGCTGACGGGCCAGCCCATGCAGTGCGTGGACACCGGCTCGCAGGTATGCAATCTGGCCTGGTCCAAGCACTCCTCGGAGCTGGTCTCCACGCACGGCTACTCGCAGAACCAGATACTCGTGTGGAAGTATCCATCGCTGACGCAAGTGGCCAAGCTGACCGGCCACTCGTACCGTGTGCTCTACCTGGCGCTGAGTCCCGATGGTGAGGCCATCGTTACGGGCGCCGGCGATGAGACGCTGCGTTTCTGGAACGTATTCAGCAAGGCACGCAGCCAGAAGGAGAACAAGTCCGTGCTGAATCTGTTTGCCAATATCAGATAAGGACAATAATCCAAGGAGCGAAGACTGAGCGAGGCgccaaaggcaaacacaacacaacacaaaaacaaagcaaaacaaaacagaagaaaAGAAATCGATACTAgaaaccgaaaaaacaaaGGGAAACCAACCAAGCCAATCAATCAGCAAAACCAAGCAGatactaactaactaactaatcGAGCCTATATGTGTATGctctacacacacacaaacgatTCTTGTGCGGCAGTCGTTTAGTAAATTGTAGTAACCACAGCAGCaatagttaaaataaatttaagttaagtCCTTTGTATAGAACGGTAATTAGCAACATTTACGTAGGTAAACACATGCAATTTATgaaaggaaggaaggaaggaacAACATCAAGAGATGGCTGCAACTagaactgaaaatgaaactaaGTCTATGGAAATTGTCAGTAATTGGAATATAACACCACACTCACAACACCACTATCTATAAACgacatttttgttgcttttcttaaaggttttttttttttatttttcttgtggTACACCTACACTACACCTAAGAGAATTggatacatttatatataaatatatatatttttttgctaGCCTCTAAGTAACTAACTTTATTTCAAagcaaacatatatatacacatttcgCTCACCAGccacactcatacacacacaaacacacacacacacaatgtatattaaataaacgtatacaatttcaaaatgtgccccaaaaagtatgcttgttttttctgtgtggCCTAGTGGAGTTTGGAACCGCGAAACGGTTAAGCGGCTTGGCGGCTTAGTGGGGGCTCAATCCACACGTGTGGGGCCCGCAAAGCTGCGAGCTTTTGTCTGCCACCTGTCTGCGAAGAGCTTTGCTTCACTTCTTACTCAACTTTTGGACGCATcttcgtgggcgtggccaggggCGTAGACTAAGGGGGCTCAAGAATATTTCCCCTGTTGCAAtgcattaaattgatttagttGTCTGCTt contains:
- the LOC122623533 gene encoding fizzy-related protein homolog — its product is MFSPEYEKRILKHYSPVARNLFDNFEASTTPTSLDRFIPCRAYNNWQTNFASINKSNDNSPQTSKKQRDCGETARDSLAYSCLLKNELLGSAIDDVKTAGEERNENAYTPAAKRSLFKYQSPTKQDYNGECPYSLSPVSAKSQKLLRSPRKATRKISRIPFKVLDAPELQDDFYLNLVDWSSQNVLAVGLGSCVYLWSACTSQVTRLCDLSPDANTVTSVSWNERGNTVAVGTHHGYVTVWDVAANKQINKLNGHSARVGALAWNSDILSSGSRDRWIIQRDTRTPQLQSERRLAGHRQEVCGLKWSPDNQYLASGGNDNRLYVWNQHSVNPVQSYTEHMAAVKAIAWSPHHHGLLASGGGTADRCIRFWNTLTGQPMQCVDTGSQVCNLAWSKHSSELVSTHGYSQNQILVWKYPSLTQVAKLTGHSYRVLYLALSPDGEAIVTGAGDETLRFWNVFSKARSQKENKSVLNLFANIR